A single genomic interval of Legionella israelensis harbors:
- a CDS encoding CinA family protein → MKWKEIISLVNNLAVIFTEKNLKLAVAESCTGGLIAASITEITGSSFWFERGFVTYSNLSKQEMLDVPESMIVKYGAVSKQVAVAMAEGALKHSEADVSLSVTGIAGPSGGSSDKPIGTAYFAWSSRGEHSLQDHQIFTGDRQDVRFKSCHFALKGLIKLVQEP, encoded by the coding sequence ATGAAATGGAAAGAGATTATTTCTTTAGTAAATAATCTGGCTGTTATATTTACAGAAAAAAATTTGAAACTGGCGGTGGCAGAGTCATGCACAGGGGGGCTCATCGCAGCCTCCATCACCGAAATAACTGGTTCTTCCTTTTGGTTTGAAAGAGGATTTGTCACCTATAGTAATTTATCCAAGCAGGAAATGCTCGATGTACCGGAATCCATGATCGTGAAATATGGAGCGGTGAGTAAGCAAGTGGCTGTGGCGATGGCTGAAGGTGCGTTGAAACATAGCGAAGCCGATGTCAGTTTATCAGTGACAGGCATAGCAGGACCCTCAGGTGGCAGTTCGGACAAACCCATAGGTACCGCTTATTTTGCCTGGTCATCTCGAGGGGAGCATTCTCTGCAAGATCATCAGATATTTACCGGGGATCGTCAGGATGTTCGCTTTAAATCCTGTCATTTTGCCTTAAAAGGACTGATTAAGCTAGTTCAAGAACCATAA
- a CDS encoding IS701 family transposase has translation MDMLDIYSDYLICQNKYATATGLSEMLDGEFAHDKVTRFLRLQDFGSKALWNYVKKSVRESEASDGVLLLDDSIEEKPYTDENEINCWHYSHAKGDVVKGINILTCMVRYGDFSVPVGYEVIKKDVAFCDIETRQARRKSSTTKNELFRKLIAQAVSNHVLFDFVLADNWFGSKANMAYIHNDLQKSFIIGIKSNRTLALSKNDANNGRYTKVRELELEEDIAHTVYLKGLDFPVRLLKKIFKNENGSTGVLYLVSNDMTSSAERLYEVYQKRWRIEEYHKSIKQNASLNKSPTRTVKTQSNHIFAAIIAYCKLEMMKIKTKLNHFAIKYKLILRANQIAMQELKNMAR, from the coding sequence ATGGATATGCTTGATATTTATAGTGACTATTTGATTTGCCAGAATAAATATGCAACAGCTACAGGTTTATCGGAGATGTTGGATGGTGAATTTGCTCACGACAAGGTGACACGATTTTTACGACTACAAGATTTTGGTTCCAAAGCGCTCTGGAATTATGTCAAGAAGTCAGTCAGGGAGAGTGAAGCATCAGACGGTGTTCTTTTATTGGATGACTCGATTGAGGAGAAGCCTTACACGGATGAGAATGAAATTAATTGTTGGCATTATTCCCATGCTAAAGGTGATGTGGTCAAAGGGATTAATATCCTGACCTGCATGGTTCGGTATGGTGACTTCAGTGTTCCTGTTGGTTATGAAGTTATCAAAAAAGACGTTGCTTTTTGTGACATTGAAACAAGGCAAGCTCGCAGAAAGTCATCCACGACTAAAAATGAACTTTTTCGCAAGCTTATCGCACAAGCGGTTAGTAATCATGTGTTGTTTGACTTTGTACTTGCGGACAATTGGTTTGGCTCGAAGGCCAATATGGCTTACATCCATAATGACCTTCAAAAATCGTTTATTATTGGGATTAAATCTAATCGAACCTTAGCTTTATCCAAAAACGACGCCAACAACGGACGGTACACAAAAGTCAGAGAATTAGAGCTTGAAGAGGACATAGCCCACACAGTCTATCTCAAGGGATTAGACTTCCCAGTGAGGCTTTTGAAGAAAATTTTCAAAAACGAAAATGGTTCTACAGGGGTTCTCTATCTCGTTTCTAATGACATGACCAGCAGTGCCGAACGTCTTTATGAAGTGTACCAGAAACGGTGGCGGATTGAAGAGTATCACAAGTCAATTAAACAAAATGCAAGCCTGAACAAATCTCCAACCCGCACGGTTAAAACACAATCCAATCATATCTTTGCCGCAATCATTGCATACTGCAAACTGGAAATGATGAAAATAAAGACAAAATTGAATCACTTTGCCATCAAGTACAAATTAATACTCAGGGCTAACCAAATTGCTATGCAGGAGTTAAAAAATATGGCTCGTTAA
- a CDS encoding DUF4398 domain-containing protein, protein MKRLVMLLIASFMAVTLAACGESPAEKQEEDMANAAMEQKKDEQMNKDQTAKEDMDTAKQKMDEAKQQMDEAKQKINNNTDETAQPTP, encoded by the coding sequence ATGAAACGTTTAGTCATGTTGTTAATTGCATCATTTATGGCAGTAACTCTTGCAGCTTGTGGCGAAAGTCCTGCTGAGAAGCAAGAGGAAGACATGGCAAATGCTGCTATGGAACAGAAAAAAGATGAGCAAATGAATAAAGATCAAACTGCAAAAGAAGATATGGACACTGCTAAACAAAAAATGGATGAAGCTAAACAACAGATGGACGAAGCCAAGCAAAAAATCAATAATAACACTGACGAAACAGCTCAGCCTACTCCATAG
- a CDS encoding carbon-nitrogen hydrolase family protein: MARIAIAQMTSLPRVEDNMTLVEQLIAQAHEQGAELIVLPENFALMGKKETDKSDIVEVFGHGPIQDKISQLAKQFTIWVIAGTLPIKGEGRRVRASSLVYDQSGHCVARYDKIHLFDVRVSEHEAHKESSSIEPGNNVVVVDTPVGKIGLSVCYDLRFPELYQQLVLKGAELFTIPSAFTATTGLAHWEVLLKARAIENLSYVVAPNQSGEHENGRQTYGHSMIIDPWGRTLTELETEMGVLSADIDLNWLHKLRKQFPCNDHHVLSR, translated from the coding sequence ATGGCGCGAATCGCAATCGCCCAAATGACTTCTTTACCACGAGTAGAAGATAATATGACTTTGGTTGAACAATTAATTGCCCAAGCTCATGAGCAAGGAGCAGAACTTATTGTTTTGCCTGAAAATTTTGCTCTCATGGGCAAAAAAGAAACCGATAAGTCAGACATAGTGGAAGTCTTTGGTCATGGGCCTATACAAGATAAAATAAGTCAGCTGGCAAAGCAGTTTACCATCTGGGTTATAGCTGGCACATTGCCCATTAAAGGTGAAGGCAGGCGGGTACGTGCCAGTTCATTAGTGTATGATCAAAGCGGTCATTGCGTAGCACGCTATGATAAGATTCATCTTTTTGATGTAAGGGTGTCGGAACATGAGGCGCACAAGGAATCTTCATCAATAGAGCCTGGAAATAATGTGGTGGTTGTGGATACACCTGTAGGAAAAATTGGTCTGAGTGTTTGTTATGACTTGCGTTTTCCGGAATTATATCAACAATTAGTATTAAAAGGTGCAGAATTATTCACCATACCTTCAGCGTTTACAGCAACAACTGGTTTAGCACACTGGGAGGTTTTGTTAAAGGCGCGTGCCATTGAAAATCTGAGTTATGTGGTGGCGCCAAACCAGAGTGGCGAGCATGAGAATGGTCGTCAAACCTATGGTCATAGTATGATAATTGACCCCTGGGGGAGAACACTAACAGAGCTTGAAACTGAAATGGGTGTGCTTTCTGCAGATATTGATTTAAACTGGTTACATAAGCTCAGGAAACAGTTTCCTTGTAATGATCATCATGTATTAAGCAGGTAA
- the tldD gene encoding metalloprotease TldD encodes MSQSLNIAKELLLIPSSLDESIIDKLIRSMMKPQIDDAELYFQTCSYESWYLEDSEVKSGSFSIDRGVGIRAISGDKTGYAYCDDILLPAIERAASAAQSIAVSGSPLKQSIQIPSAPVSRYQAVNPIEGMTKQEKIALLEMIDKEARSIDPRVKQVNAALSGSYEVVMVAGMHGQLIADVRPLVSIQVSVIVEDKNGRRETARSGGGGRVAYSYFTEQNNALHYAREAVREALVNLEAEDAPAGTMPVVLGPGWPGVLLHEAVGHGLEGDFNRKGLSAFSGRIGQQVAASGVTVVDDGTLKDRRGSLTVDDEGTPSQCTTLIENGVLVNYMQDKLNAKLMGMKPTGNCRRESYAHVPMPRMTNTYMLAGSYEPDEIIRSVKRGLYAVNFGGGQVDITSGQFVFSASEAYLIEDGKITTPVKGATLIGSGPEVMKKISMIGNDLSLDSGIGVCGKDGQSVPVGVGQPTLKIDALTIGGTR; translated from the coding sequence ATGTCTCAATCTTTAAATATCGCCAAAGAGTTATTACTTATACCGTCATCTTTGGATGAATCAATTATTGACAAATTAATTCGTTCCATGATGAAACCCCAGATCGATGATGCAGAGTTATATTTTCAGACTTGCAGTTATGAGTCCTGGTATCTTGAAGATTCTGAGGTTAAAAGCGGGAGTTTTTCCATTGACAGAGGCGTGGGAATACGTGCGATAAGCGGGGATAAAACCGGATATGCTTATTGCGATGATATTTTATTGCCGGCCATAGAACGCGCTGCAAGTGCGGCACAATCTATTGCCGTTTCTGGTTCTCCATTAAAACAATCGATTCAGATTCCCAGCGCTCCTGTCAGTCGTTATCAGGCTGTTAATCCCATCGAAGGAATGACTAAACAGGAAAAAATTGCTTTGCTGGAAATGATTGATAAAGAAGCTCGCTCTATTGATCCGAGAGTTAAGCAGGTCAATGCTGCTTTAAGTGGTAGCTATGAAGTGGTGATGGTAGCTGGTATGCATGGTCAGCTGATAGCTGATGTAAGACCACTGGTCAGCATACAAGTCAGCGTGATCGTAGAAGATAAAAATGGGCGACGTGAGACAGCCCGTTCCGGTGGAGGTGGCCGGGTGGCTTATTCCTATTTCACTGAGCAGAACAATGCCTTGCATTATGCACGTGAGGCTGTACGAGAAGCATTGGTCAATCTTGAAGCCGAAGACGCTCCTGCTGGTACAATGCCTGTGGTTTTAGGCCCTGGCTGGCCTGGAGTTTTGCTTCATGAAGCAGTTGGTCATGGTTTGGAAGGTGATTTTAATCGTAAAGGATTATCTGCTTTTTCTGGACGAATCGGTCAACAAGTGGCCGCTTCCGGGGTTACGGTCGTTGATGACGGTACACTTAAAGACAGAAGAGGATCACTTACTGTGGATGATGAGGGTACGCCATCCCAATGTACCACTCTGATAGAAAATGGTGTATTGGTTAACTACATGCAAGATAAACTGAATGCCAAGTTGATGGGAATGAAGCCAACTGGCAATTGTCGGCGTGAATCTTATGCTCATGTGCCCATGCCAAGAATGACCAATACTTATATGCTTGCTGGATCGTATGAGCCAGATGAAATCATTCGTTCTGTTAAGCGGGGATTATATGCCGTGAATTTTGGCGGTGGACAGGTCGATATCACTTCAGGGCAATTTGTCTTTTCAGCCAGCGAAGCTTATCTTATTGAAGACGGGAAGATCACAACACCGGTCAAGGGGGCTACATTGATCGGCAGTGGACCTGAGGTTATGAAAAAAATTTCCATGATAGGTAATGACTTGTCTCTTGATAGCGGCATCGGTGTTTGTGGTAAAGACGGACAGTCCGTACCTGTTGGGGTAGGACAGCCAACCTTAAAAATTGATGCTTTAACGATTGGTGGGACGCGTTAA
- a CDS encoding DUF1868 domain-containing protein: MKHLKKIDSNGNYTKFPGVTIAASVQLPVMQENPWLEIYNALKKSTIISKYYALLPYQSYHMTTCNLYTEEDTPEWSEFITSNLEFFKALHESLKQNEFNPEVTIKMISTAGVLQLQLSLPQNQESIVQSIAKTFKLEDRMPYDFHITLAYEYRMMDNQTLYQSIKDELNEIIQPYLNKRIILNAPTLYYFENMTQFTPWDAKTNPFEVKKTNNASFLSLFTKPKTKKPVDELNSNECIIS; the protein is encoded by the coding sequence ATGAAACATCTTAAAAAAATTGATTCAAATGGAAATTACACAAAATTTCCTGGAGTAACGATAGCCGCATCGGTCCAACTCCCTGTAATGCAAGAGAACCCGTGGCTGGAGATCTATAATGCGTTAAAAAAGTCGACCATCATTTCCAAGTATTATGCATTACTGCCTTATCAAAGTTATCATATGACAACCTGTAATTTATACACAGAAGAAGATACTCCTGAGTGGTCAGAATTCATTACATCCAATCTCGAATTTTTTAAGGCTTTGCACGAGTCTCTCAAGCAAAATGAATTTAATCCTGAAGTAACGATTAAAATGATTTCAACGGCGGGTGTTTTGCAATTACAGCTGTCATTGCCCCAAAACCAAGAATCTATTGTACAATCCATCGCTAAAACATTTAAATTGGAAGACCGTATGCCTTATGATTTTCATATTACTTTGGCTTATGAATATAGAATGATGGACAATCAAACATTGTATCAAAGCATTAAAGATGAATTGAATGAAATCATCCAACCATACCTGAATAAAAGGATTATCTTGAATGCACCAACATTATATTATTTCGAAAATATGACACAATTTACTCCCTGGGATGCAAAAACAAATCCTTTTGAGGTAAAAAAGACTAACAATGCTTCTTTTTTGAGTTTATTTACAAAACCTAAAACAAAAAAACCGGTAGATGAATTGAATTCCAATGAATGCATTATCAGCTAG